The Gloeobacter violaceus PCC 7421 DNA window GGACGAACAGCATCGGGGAGATCGTTTCACAGCAGACGGCCTGCAAAGCCCCGGCGAGCGCTTCGCAGTCAGCCACGCAGTAACGCAAATCCGCCAGGCCAGGGTCGAGGTAACCGTCGACCCCAACCAGCAACATCCAGAAGCGCGACGCTTCACCATTGGGCGAGACACGCAGGGCAAGGGGGGACATGCCTCAATTCCGCCAGTCGCATTTAGCGGACAGAATATTCGATTCCACCAAGAAACGGTGCCTTTGACAGGAAATATTGACAGACCGGATCAGAGCTGGTCGGGATCGACCCCCTGGCTGCGCAGGTAGGAGGCAAGTTGCTCGGCGCGTTGCTGAGCAGCGTCAGCCCGCTGCCCTTCTTGATCAGCCCGTTGTTTTTCTTGCTCCTCGGCCAGCAGTACCAGTTGACCGTCCGGTGTAAAAAAGCGTAGCCAACCTTCATAGACACCCAGGTACAACTCCAATTGCCGACTCCACAACCGGCCGCGCTCGTCGGGGGAAAGTTCCTCATACCGGCCGTCGACAAGATGAAAACCTCGAAATTCAGTGCCCTCCGGGTCGAACCAGAAATAATCGGGCGTGCGAAAAGTGTCCTGGTAGATCTGCTTTTTGAGACCGCGATCAACGGCGGCGGTCGAAGCGGACAGCAACTCGACGATCACATTGGGGTATTTGCCGTCCTCGTGCCAGACAATCCAGCTTCGGCGGTCCCGGCGCTCGGTGCCCAGCACCACAAAAAAGTCGGGACCGCGAAAATCCTCCGATTTGCTCTGGTGTGGGCTGAAGTAAATCGTCAGATTGCCGGTGGCATAAAAATCCTGCCGGGACTGCCACCCGGATTCGAGCGAGCGAATGAGCAGATCCATCTGCTTGCGGTGCCGGTCGCTTTCCATGGGAGGCTCGTCGCTCCATAAATCGGCGGGAGGAAGGGCGATCTCCGCTGGAAAGTCAGTAGGACGAGAAAGATCTGTGGTGGTGAATTCGGGCATAACAATTCGCCTCTCGATGCTTTTGATCTTACCGATTCCCGCTTCGGGGTCGATGCTTCCCAACCAAAGCATTCCCAGGCACACCGAAAAGATATCTCTAAGCGCGACATCCGGGGAAGGCTCCCCACAACCCCGGGCGCGTAAAATCTGGAAAGGCCCGCGCGAGGTAACCTGATGTCCACAACCGTCCCCCCCGAGATCGAGGAGCACACCCGGACGTTGCGCGCGCTTTTGCACCGGTGGGGCTACGCCTATTATGTGCTGGATGCTCCCGAGGTGAGCGACGCCATCTACGACCAGCACTACCGCGAACTGGTCGACCTCGAAAGCCGTTATCCGGAGCTTGTCAGCCCCGATTCACCCACCCGGCGCGTCGGGGAGCGCCCCGCCTCGGCCTTTGTGAGTGTCACCCACCGGGTGCCGATGTTCTCCCTCGAGAACGCCTTCAGCCAGGCGGAACTCGAAAAATGGGGCGAAAGGCTGCTGCGTGCAATCGGCCCGGGTCTGGAGTTTATCTGCGAACTGAAAATCGACGGATCTGCCACTGCCTTGAGTTACGAGGACGGAGTGCTGGTGCGCGGCGCCACCCGCGGCGACGGCGTCGAGGGTGAAGAAATTACCCAGAACCTGCGCACGATCCGGGCGATTCCTCTCAAGCTGCTGGGGGGCGAGGTACCGGCGGTGCTGGAGGTGCGCGGCGAGGCGTTCATACCCCGCGACGAATTTGAGCGCATCAACCAGGAGCGCCAGGCGGCCGGTGAAAAACTGTTCGCCAACCCGCGAAACGCCTGCGCCGGCACCCTCAGACAACTCGATTCGCGGGTGGTGGCCTCGCGCCGCCTGGGCTTTTTTGCCTACACCGCCCACTACGGCCGCGCCGAAAGCCAGTGGGAAGCGCTCGCAGAACTCGAAAGCCACGGCTTTCGGGTCAACCCCCACCGCAGTCTGTGCCGGGATCTGGCCGAGGTGCGGACGTTTTGTGAGCACTGGGAGAACCACCGCCACGAGTTGCCCTACGACACCGACGGCGTGGTGGTCAAAGTCAATGCCTTTGACCATCAGCGGGAGGTGGGTTTCACCAGCAAATTTCCGCGCTGGGCGATTGCCTTCAAGTACCCTGCCGAAGAAAAAAGCACCGTCGTCGAAGCGATTGCCGTCCAGGTCGGGCGCACCGGGGCGCTCACGCCGGTGGCCGAACTGCAGCCGGTGGCGGTGGCAGGGACGACGGTCAGCCGGGCGACCTTGCACAACCAGGATCGTATCGAGTCTCTCGATGTGCGGGTCGGAGACACCGTAATTATTCGCAAGGCGGGCGAGATTATCCCGGAGGTGGTACGGGTGATCGGCGAATTGCGCCCGCCCGAAGCCGTGCCCTACGTTTTTCCCCAGACCTGTCCGGAGTGCGGCACGGCGGTAGTGCGCGCCCCGGGCGAGGCGGCGGTGCGCTGTCCAAACCCCCGGTGCCCGGCGCTCATCCGGGGGAAGCTCGGCCACTGGTGCGCGGCCCTCGAAATCGACGGCATCGGCGACAAGCTCATCGCCAGGCTGGTAAGCCTCGGCCTGGTCCATACGGTGGCGGATCTGTACGAACTGAGCGCAGAGCAACTGGCGGGCCTGGAGCGTCTGGGCGCCCGTTCGGCCGCCAAGATTGTCGAGCAACTGGACCGCTCGCACCGCCAGCCCTGGAGCCGGGTGCTCTATGGCCTGGGGCTGCGCCACATCGGTGCGAGCGTCTCGGTGGAGTTGGCCCGCGCTTTCGCAAGCGCCGATGCTCTCGCCCGAGCCGACCTGGCTGCTATCGCTTCGCTCTACGGCTTTGGAGAGGAGTTGGCCCGCTCGGTGGTCGAGTGGTTCGCGCAAGCAGAAAACCGCGCACTGCTCGAACGGCTCAAAGCCCACGGTCTACAGCTGGCCGGCGGCGGGCGGGCCGCCCAGAGCAGTGCCCTGGCGGGGCTCACCTTCGTGATCACCGGTACGCTGCCGACGCTGTCGCGCGAGGAGTGCACCGCCCTCATCGAGAGCCACGGCGGCAAGGTGACCAGTTCGGTGAGCAGCCGTACCAGCTACGTGGTGGCGGGTGAAAAAGCCGGCTCCAAACTCGCCCGTGCCCAGGATCTGAAGGTGGCCGTCCTGGATGAGGAGCAATTGCGGGCGCTCATCGAGACGCGTGAGATGCCGTGATCCTAGTTGACGACGTCTGGGAACCGCCCGCTGTCGGTATGCTGAGAAGATGCCGAGCGTGCCTCCCGTTCCGGCTCCACAATCGACATGAAGCAATTGCTTTACTGGGCCGCAGAAGCCCTGGCCGCCCTCAGCAGAAACCTGCGCTGGATGGGATGGAACCTCTTTCTGGCGCTGGTGCCCCTGGCGTTGAGTTTCTGGCTGTTCGATCCGAAGCGGCGGCGCTCACCGCTATGGTGGGGGGTGGCGGCGGTCTGGCTCGCCTTTTTGCCCAACGCCCCCTATGTTCTTACCGACGTCATTCACCTTATCGAGCAGATCCGCGGCCGAGGTTACTCCGCGTGGGTGATCACTTTGGCGCTCATTCCCCAGTACTTGTTATTTATCCTGGGGGGATTTGAAGCTTATGTACTGTCGCTGGTCCTGATGGGCCGCTACCTGCGGCGGCAGGGTTTGGCCCGGTTCATTCTGCCGGTTGAACTGGCCATCCACGCCCTCAGTGCAGTGGGCATCTACCTGGGCCGCTTCCAGCGCTTCAACAGCTGGGACATCATCACCCAGCCCGACGCCATCGTGGATGACCTGTTCAACGATCTCATCGACAAAGAGCCGCTACTGGTAATGGGGATCAGCTTTGCCGTGGTGGCGGGGCTTTACTACTTGCTCAAGGTCGTGAGCCTGGCGCTTATTTACTACTGGCGCAGGGGGCGTACCCCGGACGGCGCCGAGTGGACTGCGTAGGCTGTGGAAAAAGCAGTGCGACGGCCGTTCGCAACCGTGCTTATCGCCCTGCACAAACTGCTGTGGGGTATGGCCCTGGCAGCTGACAGCGACAGGCAAGCCGACTGAAAACTTTGGTAGCCAACTAGCTTGGCACGAAAGTCTGTGGAGCGAGAGGCGGAACCCCCTTCGGGTTCCCCTCTCGCGCTCTCCTCCTCCCCGCGTCGAGGGGCTGCCGGCCCCCCGACACCCCCCGGACTCAATGGCGAGGTGGGCGGGCGGGTCGGCGGGTGGGATGGGCTTATCTTTCCGGTGCGTGCACGACGCGTGTCGACTGCGGCGATGGGGCCGGCTTGTCGTTGGGCTGCGAATGGATTGGGGAGCGAAGCGGTGGAGGCAACGGCCCTACGGTCTTAAACCTGACCCCTCAGTTCACCCCCAGGCAGAACTGGGTGCCTTTGCCGCCTTCGATTTTGGTCCTGCTGCAGGCCCAGCTGTCGACTTCGCCCATCTGTTGCTCCTTGATCCCGGCGGAAGCGCGGACGAACTCGGCACCCTTGCTCACCTCCGGCAGCGCCTCCGCCGGGAGGTTGGCCTTGGCGAACGCCTCGAATTCCTGGGCGCGCTCCGGCTCGGTGAAGTTGGCCACCAGTCCCGGCAGGTACTTGTAGCGGTTGAAAAAGGCACGCTTGTCGAGCAGGGCTTTATAGTTTTGCTTGGCGAACTCCCAGGCCATCTCCCGGTGCTCGCCGCTGCCGGCCACCTGCAGCACCAGGTTGGTGGACAGGTTGGGCTCCTCCTCGCTCTTGAGCGAAAGCGCCAATGTCTGCTGAGCGAGTTTCGGGTCGAGCGCCCCGGCCAGCGCCGCGTAGTAGTTGCGCTTCTCTTCGGTGCTCTGGGTTTTGCGAGCCAGCGAAAGCAACTGATCGTAGGTGGCCTGGTCGGCGTAACGACCCACGACGCTCAGCACCGGCGGACGCAGGTTGGGGGCAAGCGACTCGGGGGCGCGCACAAAAGCTTCGAAGCGGCGGCGCGCCTCGGCGACGACGGCTTCGTCTTTGAACTTGCCCAGGGAAGCGAGCACGCTGCTCCTGAGCAGGCCGGTCGTCTCGAGCTCGCCGGGTTGGGCGTCCCAACCGACGCGCTGGTAGACCGGTTGCAACAGCGCCCGGGCATAGGTCTGGAAAGGCTCGCGGCCCGGCTGGCCGATTTGCAGCCGGTCGATTTCACCCAGGGTGGCGAGGATCTGCTGCCAGACCGCCAGGTTGGTATCCGCTTTGGCCGCCTCCGCCAGGCTCAGGTAGTCGCGCGCCCCCGCCTGCTTCGCCTGCACCAATGCCCAGGTGTCGCTGAGCAAATTCACCCGGTCCGCCGTCTGCAGGCGCGAGAAATTTTGCTTGAGCTGATTGAACAGGTCGCCCTCATACTTCACCCGGTAGTAGCCCGTGTCGCCCCGGTTGAGCTTGACTGGCGCTCCGCAACCCTCGGCGGTGGTGGTGGCCGTCTTATCGGCGAGCAAAAAAGATTCCACTTTGTCGCTGCCCACTTCGCCGTAGGTGATGGGCACCTTCCACAACAGCGCCTTGGCGTTCGGGTCGTTGACGGTGAAGCGGTCCTGCCTGAGGGCGAGCCGTTGCTTGCCCCCCTCGCAGCGCGAGGACACCGTCACCACCGGAAAGCCCGGCTGCTCGGTCCAGCCGGCGGCGATCGCCTGCACCGGCTGGCCGGAAGCCTCTTCGAGCGCCGCCCACAGATCGGCGGTGGTGGTGTTCGAGAGGGTGTGGGCCTTCATGTAGCGGCGGATGCCGTCACGAAATTTGGCTTCGCCCAGGTAGGCTTCGAGCATGCGGATGAACGCTTCGCCCTTTTGATAGGTGATCTCGTCGAAGGCGCTCGCCGCCTGGGCCGGATCGGTGACCGGCTGCTGGATGGGATGGGTGGTGGAGCGGGCGTCGGACTGCATGGCGACATTTTTGGCGGCGTTCGCCCGCAGCCAGACTTCCCACTCGGGGTTGAAGTGGTCGGTGGCCTTGGTGTCCATCCAGGAGGCGAAGCCTTCGTTGAGCCAGAGATTGTCCCACCAGGCCATCGTCACCAGGTTGCCGAACCACTGGTGCGCCACTTCGTGGGCGACGACGTTGAAGATCGCTTCTTTGGTGCTCTGGGAGGAGCGGGCCGGGTCGTAGAGCAAAATCGCTTCGTTGTAGGTGATGCCGCCCCAGTTTTCCATCGCGCCGCCAAATCCGCCGGGGACGGCTATCTGGTCGAGCTTGGGCAGGGCGTAACCCACGCCGAAGTAGTCGTTGTAGTAGGGCAGAAGCTTTTTAAGCGCCTCCTGGGCGTAGCGGCCGTTCTGGCTTTTGCCTTCGGTGGTGACCACGCCGATTTTGACCCCCGACGCCTGGTCATCGAGGGATTCCAATTCACCCGCGCACAGCACCAGCAGATAACTGGGCATCTTCGGGGTAGGGGCGAAGGCAATCGATTTGAGGCCGCCCCCCAGGCGCTTCTCGCTCGCCACGGGCATGTTGGAGACCGCCTTGAAGTTCTCGGGCAGATTGACCGTGAGGGCAAAGGGCGTGCGGAAGACCGGCTCGTCCCACAGCGGAAACATCCGCCGCGCGTCGGTGGGCTCCATTTGGGTGCCGAACATCAGCTTCTCGCCTTTGTCGGTTTTGTAGCGCACGTAGTAGAGCCCCTCGGCCTGGGCGTTCACCTGGCCCACAAAGGCCAGGGAAAGTTTGTGGGGACCGGTCGCAATCGGCCGGGCAAAGGTGATGGTGGCGGTCTGCTTCGCCGGATCGATTTTGACGGTGCCGGGTAGTTGGCCGTCGAGGCGGGCTTTGTCGACTTTGAGGTTGAGGGCGTTGAGCACCACGGTGCGGGTGGGCTTGCGCACCTCGATGTCGATCACTTCGGTGCCGATCGTGGTCAAACTTTTGGGGTCCGGGGTGATCTCGACCGCGTAGCGTGTCGGAATCACATCGCGCGGCAGCTGCCCGGGGGTGGTCGCAAACGAAAATTTTGGCTCGGCCTGTGCCGGCACTGCCAGCACAGCGATGATGGCCAGCCCCGTAAGACCCGTCAGTTGGCGAAACATGGATACCTGCACCTTTTCACGGAATACTCGCACGGCCGACCGACCGCGCCCAAAGTCAGTATGCAGTCGAGCGGCAGGGCAATTTGGTTCCCCATGACCCGAATCAATCGCCCGAACGTCCTGAACCGGGCTCAATCAGTGCTGTGATGCGGGCCAGGGATGCGTCGAGATGGGCGCGGGTGAGCGCGTCGAGCTTGCCCGCTGCGAGCGCTCTGCGGATCTGGGTGCGCAGGGCCGTCAGATCGGCGCGCGCCAGGCTCGCGGCATCCTCGGGAGGGGCTGACGCTCCGCTCGCCGCGGCAATCCCGAGGGCGGACCAGAGCGCTGCCTGGGGATTCGGCCCGACCAGGGCGAGCAGTTGGGCGAGGTGGGCACGCTGAAGATTGCGCCGGAAGCTGCTGATGCTTTGGTGGCGGGCGACTTCTTCCCAGATGACCGAGCGCACGTTGCTGAACATATCGGCCAGGGTGAAGCGCGGCTGGCCTTTTGGGTAGTGCAGCGGCAGATCCGCCAGCCGCTGCAGGGCGATCGGATGGTAGAGCCGCCCCAGGGCGCGCTTTTGGATGTCGAGCACCTGATCGTGCACCGGATAGTCGATGCGGGCGATGTAAAAAGGCGTGTTGCTGAAGTCCTCGAAGCGCTCCGGCGGCAGCTGATTGAGCAGGCTGGGCGAAAAGGCGAAAGCCCGGGCGCCAAAGATATAGCGGCCTAAAAAGGCGAGTGCCTCGTGCTGGCGGGCAGCACTCACCGGCTCGAAGGGCAACTGGTCGCCCGCGTCGCCCCGGTGGTGGCGGCGGTGGTAGAGGCCGCCCACGAACTTGGGCACCGAGGCGGCGGCGGTGGCGTGGGCGCGCAACGCCTGGGAAAAGAGCCGGCGCATCTTCTGGTAGCGCTCGCCCTTGCGCAGGTAGCCGCGCTCGGCGGTGGCGAGCAACTCGCCCGCCATCTCGATGCGCTCGCGATAAAAGCGAATCGGGTCGGAACCGAGATCGAAGGGACTGGTCACCGGGTCGATGCCCCGTGCGTCGAAGCCGAAGGCGTCCTCGTCGGTGCCGTAGGGTAGGTTGCGCTCGGCGATGCGCGCGAGCCCCACGGATTCTTCGGTCGCTTCGAAGGGCTTATAGGCGTAGGCGATCGCCCAGTAGTCGTACTCGCCCAGGCCGCTGTTCCAGAATTCGCCCTGGGGTTTGCCCCGCGGGGCAAGGTTGACCGGGTTGTAGTCCATGACTGAGGCGGATACCCCAGTTTTTTGGGTGCGGGAGCGATCGTGCAGGTGGGTGTGGGTGTGGGCGGCGCTGGCGCGGAAATTGTGCCTGAGACCCAGGGTGTGACCGACTTCGTGGGCGACCAGGGCGCGAATGGCATCGTGGATGTACGCTTTGGCTTCCCGTGCGCTGGGATCGAGCCCTCCTAAGCGCGCCGCAAGCACGCTCCAGCCGAAGGCCGCCTCCGAGGCAAGCCCCGCCTGAAACTGGCACAGCTGCGAAACGGGTAAGCGGGTGAGCAGGGGCGTGAGGGCGGCGGGACCGGCCAGCGGGGCGACATAATCCTCCCGCTCGCGCACCAGGTAGCGCACCAGATCGGCGCTGATGCGGATATCGGCGTCGTAGATCTGGCCGGTGAAAGGGTTGGCGCGGGCGGGACCGACGGCGTAGGCGCCCCCCGGATTGACAATCCAGCGCACGGTGTTGTAGCGCACGTCGGCTGGATCCCACTCGGCATCGTCGGGTTGCTGACGCACTTCGAGGGCGCCCTGGATGCCGATGCCCTCGAAGGCGCGGTTCCAGAGGAGCACCCCCTCGCGCACCGCCTCGCGGTACTCCAGCGGCACGGTGCGCTCCAGCCAGAAGACGATGGGCTGTTTGGGGGGCGAGAGGGCCGCGCTCGGGTCGGCCTTTTCGAGGTGCCAGCGGTTGATATAGCGAACGTAAGGGGTCTCGGCGGTCGGGTCGGTGTAGTCCTGGTGCAGCGTCAAAAAGTGACCCACCCGGTCGTCGGCCGGCCTCGGCCGGTAGCTCCCGCCGCTTTCATTCAATGTCGAGAGGCTGTAGCGGTAGCGGTGCTGCATGCTGCGCCCATCGGCGATCCGCCCGTCGGTCCCGCGCGGGCGATTGTTCTTGAAGTGCAGCACCGCCTCGATCTCGACGTTGAGCGGGAAGGCGCTCACCGGCCCCAGATAGCTCTCGTTCCGATCGAATGCAAAGTCGATCTTGTGGCGGCCTAGGGCGTTGGCCACCCCCGCATAGTCCTGCACAAAAAAACTCGACAGATCCACCAGAACGCTTTTGCGCTCGGGGTGCGGTCGACTCTCGATCTTGGCTGAACCGACAATCGAACTGGAGACCGCCCGCTCGACGGCGCGGCCAATCGGGGTGCCGGTCTCGGCGCGGTAGTAGACGTTTTTGTGAATCAGTTGAATCCGTTTGCCGACGCGCTTGAAAATAAATGGAAAGTTGTCGAGCATTGCCCCCGAGTCGAAGTACAACCCGTCGCCCGCTTCCAAAGTGACATTGCACAAGAACAACCGCTCAAACTGCTCCGGGGCGATTTCAATGAGCACCCGGTTCTCTTCGAGGTTGGTGTAGACCGTGAACAGTCCCTGGCTGGCGCGGTAGCCGCGCACCACCTCGTCGAAGGATTTTTCGTCCTCCCGGACGGCCGCAGCAAGCAACCCACCCCCGGAAGCGCTCAAAGCAGGCGTCTGGGCGGCGGCAGGTACAGCAAGCAGCAGGAAATGGCCAAGAACAGCCAGAATACACAGGTGAGATTGCATTTGCGTTTTTACATCGGATGGATGGGAGATATCCGGTAAACTTCCAGACAACCGCAGCGCTCGCAGCTTTGTGCTAAAGACTAGCACAGCCAGAATCAGCTACATCGCCTACCCCATTCAGATGAAATATTTCGTTTGATTGCTGGAGCCCTGGGCCGGTGGGCGGGGCGAGGGTGACCAACCTTTCGGGCTGGCGGACGAGGGCTTCTTTGGTCGCCTTGTCAAGGCGTTTGATAGCCGCCTCCAGGCGCAAAGCGGCGCTGCGATCGGCCACCGGCCAGCTGGCGGCGAGGCGGTCGAAACCCGCCATGCGTACAGAGCGTGCCCCTTTGCCGCTCGCGTGCAGGCGCAGGCGCGCTTCGAGATCGGCCGTCTGGCCGCAGTAGAGCGCACCGTTGCGGCAGCGCACCAGGTAGACCCAACAGCTCATCCGCCCTCCGGCACAATCGATCGACGCGCCGAGGGCCTACACTGAACAAACCCCGGTCGGCGATCCCACCGGCGGTACACACTATTCTGCGGTGGCCGATGCCCATTGTGTTCGGACCGCCGCCCAGCGGCGTGATCGCTGTGCTGCTGTGGCTGGCGCTCGTTTATGGACTGTTGCAGCTGGTGCGCGGCACCAACCGCGGCCTGCGGCGCGTTCAACGCTTCCATGCGATCCCCTGTACCCGCTGCCGCTACTTTACTGGGGAAACGGTACTCAAATGCCCGGTCAATCCCAAGGCTGCCCTCACCGAACAGGCGATCGGCTGCACCGACTTTGTCGGCGAAGTCGACTGAGAAGTACCCGGCTGTGAGAAAATTGCGATGCCCTTGAACCACAACGGTCTCTCTATAGATTGCGCCTGATACCCCGCCTTAGAAGTGGCGAACGCTAATTCTGGAAATTGACCGCTTCTGAGATCAGTAGGCACCAGACGATGGACACCGGCGGAATGGTTGGGGGGCTAGCCAGGATTTCGGGCTGCTGTATAATTATCCCGGCCCACCTCGGGATCGGCTGCTCAAGATTACTCCAAACTGGGTAGCAATCGCTGAAAGCCCCTCCATAATTGGGTTGCATTGCGCGGCCTTTGGCCCGACCTTGACTGAGGATCCTCCATTCCTTTCCACGATGTCAATGCTTGACGGAGGTGCAGCGCGGAACCCCCGGCCACCGACGCTAAGCTACGCTCTAGTGAAATGTGAGTACTATCTATGACCTTAGAAGAACTGATTCAGCAGCAGACAACTGTAGAAGAGCTGGTCCAGCAACTGCGGGCAACGCTGTTGCGGCTGGCGGATGCGGGTATGGATGTGACTATGCACTTCCGATCGGATGGGTTTGTCGCTGAGGTGGATTACAACGGGTTGTTTCCTCCGTTCGACAACTAGATCCGGGCGAGAAAGCGTCGCGATTTACCGCTTGAGGTGCCACAATCTGGGAGGTTGTCAACCAGAGCAGGTAGCACACGGCCATGCCCGATTTGGACCAGCGGACGATAGTGCCCGGCGGCTCTCGCGATGTCGGCGAGTTCGCCTTTGAGCCGCTCGACGATTTGCGGATCGTCTCGGTGAGTGAGATTCCTCCTCCAGTGCAACTGCGCGAGCAATTGCCTCTGGATGCGGCTGCCCAGAATACAGTGCGCCGGGGCCGCTCGCAGATTCGCGCTGTATTGGGCGGCTTTGATTCACGCCTGTTGGTGGTGGTCGGCCCCTGTTCGGTGCACGACGCCGATGCGGCGCGCGAGTACGCCCAGAGGCTGGCCGAGTGCGCCCGCCGCTATGCGGACGAACTGCTCATCGCCATGCGCGTTTACTTCGAGAAACCGCGCACCACGGTCGGCTGGAAAGGACTCATCAACGATCCCGGCCTCGACGGCAGCTGTCGTATCGGTGAGGGACTGACCACCGCCCGCGCGTTGCTGCTCGACATTGCCCGGCTCGGACTGCCGGCGGCCACCGAATTTCTCGACCCGATCACCCCCGAGTACATCGTCGATCTGATCAGTTGGGGGGCGATTGGGGCGCGCACGGTCGAAAGTCAGGTGCACAGGCAAGTGGCTTCGGCGCTTTCCTGTCCGGTGGGTTTTAAAAACGGCTCCTCCGGCGACATCGCCGTTGCCGTCGAAGCGGTGCTCTCGGCGCGCAACGCCCATCAGTTCCTTTCGCACACCCGCGAGGGTCGCACGGCTATCGTGCTGACCAGCGGCAATCCCGATTGCCATGTCGTGTTGCGCGGCGGCAAAAACGGCCCCAACCACTCGGCTGAACATCTCGCGCAGGCAGGGCGGTTGTTGCGCGAGGCGGGCTTGCCGGAGCGGGTGATGGTCGACTGCAGCCACGCCAACAGCTCCAAAGATCACCGCCGCCAGGGGGAAGTCTGCAAACAGTTGGCGGCACGGATTGCCGAGGGGGATATGCGGATGATGGGCCTGATGATCGAAAGTCACCTAGTCGAAGGGCGGCAGGAGTTAGGCGACGGCTGCAACTTGCGCCACGGTCAGAGCATCACCGATGCGTGCATCGGCTGGGAACAGACAGAGCAATTGCTTACCGGCCTACACGAGGCGGCCGGCGCTAGACGGTGTAAGCCGGCCGTCCGCGCCGAGTTGCTGGTTTGATGCCACAAGTCAAGGCTTGAGCACAACCTTGATACAGTCGTCTTTTTGATCGCGGAAGGTCCGGTAGCCTTCCGGTGCGTCGTCGAGTTTGAGGCGGTGGGTGATCACGAAAGTCGGATCGAGTTCGCCCTGCACGATGCGTTCCAACAGTGGTTGCAAGTAGCGGTGGACATGGGTCTGGCCCATCTTGAAGGTAAGCCCCTTGGCAAACGCCGCCCCCATGGGCATCTTGTCGAGTAGGCCGCCGTAGACGCCGGGGATCGAGACTGTGCCGCCTTTGCGGCAGGCGACGATTGCCTGGCGCAGGGCGGCGGGCTTGTCGGTCTCCAGCTTCAAGGCGTTCATGACGTTGTCGTAAATCCCTTCGATGCCGCTGCCGTGGGCTTCCAGACCCACCGCGTCGATGCAGTGGCTCGGCCCCCAACCGCCGGTCATTTCTTTAAGGGCCTCACCCACCTCTACCTCGTCGAGGTTGAGCACCTCGGCACCCCCCTGCTCCTTGGCCATTTTGAGGCGCTTGGGATGGCGGTCGATACCGATCACCCGGTCCGCCCCGAGCATGTAGGCACTTTTAATCGCAAACTGCCCAACCGGCCCGCAACCCCAGACCGCCACCGTGTCCCCCGGCTGGATGTTGCAGTTCTCCGCCGCCATATAACCGGTCGGAAAGATGTCGGTCAAGAACAACACTTGCTCGTCCGTCAGGCTTTCGGGTACCTTCATCGGTCCGGTATCCGCGAAGGGAACCCGCACGTACTCCGCCTGTCCGCCCGCGTAGCCTCCGAACAGGTGCGAATACCCAAAAAGCCCGGAACCGGAGGTAGATCCGTAGACTTTCTCGGCCATCCAGGCATTGGGGTTGGAGTTGTCGCACAGCGACCACAGCGTCCGCTCGCAGAAGTGGCAGTGGCCGCAGGCGATGGTGAAGGGCACCACCACGCGATCGCCCTTGCGCAGGTTCTTGACGGCCGCCCCGACTTCGACCACTTCGCCCATGAATTCGTGGCCAAGAATGTCGCCTTTTTGCATCGTCGGGATCACCCCGTCATAGAGGTGCAAATCCGAGCCGCAGATGGCCGTGGAGGTTACTTTGATAATGGCGTCGCGAGGATAAAGAATGGCCGGATCCGGGACGGTCTCAACCCGCACATCGCCCGCACCGTGCCAGCAAACCGCTTTCATAATCGCTCCTATGGGTGGATTAGCGCTGACCGGTGGGTTGGCCGTCGGTGGAAATAAGCTCGCCCGCTTCCATAAGTTGTTTGAAGCGGCGCAGATCGTCGTAAAGCTGCTGCGAAGTTTCCTCACCGGCGAACCAGGCTAGGACCGTTCCCAATTTTCCGGCAGGTGGATCGTAGGTGATCGTCACCTGCACCTGCGTGCCACCGTCCGGAGCCGGGCTGAACCGCACCAAACCGGCGTTTGCAACATCCGATCCTTCGAGCGAGCGCCAGGCTATCCGCTCGTTTTCTTTTTCTTCGACAATCTCTGCCAACCACTCAGCAGTGCCACCGCCCGGAGACTTTACAGCCCACCGCGAACGCCGCTCATCGACGATCTGCACCGACTGCAAATGGCCCATAAAGCGAGGCAGATTCTCA harbors:
- a CDS encoding SRPBCC family protein; this encodes MATSDSVGSRAGLSGPGTEEMNVGSTERLISMISGSLVAFYGLSRNNLGGFALALLGGGLVLRGVTGKSIVYKALDIDTAHSGRGDGRNLPDERNVQIAKAVTVNRSPEDLYRFWRDFENLPRFMGHLQSVQIVDERRSRWAVKSPGGGTAEWLAEIVEEKENERIAWRSLEGSDVANAGLVRFSPAPDGGTQVQVTITYDPPAGKLGTVLAWFAGEETSQQLYDDLRRFKQLMEAGELISTDGQPTGQR